The genomic interval CatattatctcattttctgaaccgctgcatcctcattagggtcgcggggggtgctggagcctatcccagctgactccgggactgtgacgggggacaccctgaatgggtgggcagccaatcacagggcacaaggagacggacaaccattcacactcacacccatacaaagggcaattcagtgtccaatcagcataccatgcatgtttttggaatatgggaggaaaccggagtacccggaggaaacccacgcaggggagaacattcaaactccacacaggtggacatgacctggatttgaaccctagagctgcgaggctgacgcgctaagcACTCGCTCCGCTGGGCTGCCCAAAATGATgataatttataattatttgGTTGGCGACcagcggcctggcggatgagagGTTGGCATGTTGGCCTAACAGTTTGGGGTCCtgcgttcgatcccaggtgggtcccctgtgtggagttttcatgttctgctcgagcttgcgtgggttttttcagggtactctggtttcctcccacattccaaaaacatgcagggtagtctggttgaactctctaaattgctccttggTATGAATGAGtgtcaatggttgtttgtctccttgtgccctgcaattggctggccactaattcagggtggtcccctgcctggtgcccatagttagctgggataggcaccagcaccccctgcgaccagaggataagcggtgcagaaaatgaattaatggtgCAAGCATTACTTAAACTAaacaaatgtgtaaaaaaaatatgacaggacaatTTATCTTGGAAAAGTTATTCATTGAAGTTGCTTTGTGAAATACATACTAAGTCAAAGTGGATCTCTATCCAATCTGTCGCATTCCAAACTctgaactttattttatttttaaggtacTCACTGTTACCATACTAAATGTTAAAATACAGATGCAGTATATTGTCGATTATATGAATATAACTGGAGTCTATCTATATTCAACTAAAAAATGATAGACATTTAGTTTTTAAACAATGTCCATTTTAGAAGTTAGCAAAGTACCACTCGTAATCTTACACATTTCCTTAAAAAAGTGATATTGTTAAGTGGTTAATacagcaaaatataaaattccTGATTTAGTAAAAAGGTATACATGCTAATATTTGCCACATCACGGCAGTACTGGATATGTAAGTGTTAGTTGCACACTGTATTAATTGATAGGGTAAGTTAATTCTCACATATCCCCCAAAACATAGCCTTGCTTGGCAAACCATTGAGCCTTTCAGTTAGCTGCTTAACCCCTTCATTCATGCAAAAGAATAAATTGTTGAGAAAATCTCTTATAGAGATTTATGGCTGCGCTGATCAGATTATAACTCTGTTCTCTTCACTTCATACATTATTTGTCATTACCATAAAAAATAGAGATTGTTCTTTGACTCTTTCATACAATTTGGGCTAATTATACACTAAATATCAaccgacatttttttaaaatcagactACACTCTTTAGATCACATGCTAAATTCCGATTTAAATGATACAAATGTTTATGCTGACTGTGTCATTCATTTGAATTCTCATCCTTCTAATTAGTCTCAGTGACATTTGGTACTGCCGTAAAAATCACAAAGGCGCACCCGGCAATTAATAGAAAGAAAATCACAAAGCAAAGACGGTCAATGACAGCAGCAGCAAATTTCCAATCACTGCCTGTGTTCCCTCCCTCCTGCTTGTCATGGAAGCATTTGGCGATGTAACGCACTTCACTAAGGATATTGGCAAGCTCCGGTTGAATGCTGCTGACATTGGAGCTCATAACTTTGGTGAGGAGAAGCTCATCCTCATTAGCTTTTCCAGAATCAGATGAGAGAGGGAGAATGCTCTCCAGTATGGCTTTGGTGTCCATGCTGTTGGGACTGGCCTGCACTCTGTCCTGACCTGGACGCTTCATTCGCAGAAACCAAGCACACCAATTGAAGAGGAAAATACGGACCTTTGGGATTGAACACCAGAGAATTCAATCATTAACACAAAGTACCGTAGTTCACATGAAATGAATTCAAGGAGATTATCCTGACTAGTGGTGGATAAATGCTATATTATTGGTTTAAAAAGAGTTCAAGAGTTCGTAATTTCGCACTACTGTTTTGACTGCATTTTAGGCTATTTTAATTTACAGGGTTGGCATTCAATATAAGCGAACAAATTAACAAATGCACTCTAAAATAACAGTTTGGATCAATAAAAACTAATGATTGGGGATGGGTTTCTGGTATATACATAGTTCATTGAAATGGTCACTTACCCACTTTGGCATCCCTGCACCATTAGGGTCATGGTGGTGAAATCGCAAGACCACGACCGTGGCAACCACGGAGAGTGCAACAATGACCATGGTAATGACAATATACTGAGCTACAAAGTACAGAGATAGTGGGAAAAGTTAGTTTTTCACTAGAATGGTTTGGAGCCAATTCCATATGATTTTggcataaaacatttttttgcttaattTAATCATGTTATAGCCCAATTTTACTTCAGTAGTAGAAGATACAAATCAACAACCACTGCAGAATCAGGTGCGTGGAAATTTTTGGGTTTGGCATTTTCAGGAATCGGCTCAGTTTCTGAAAAATTGGACATACTTTAAAAATTGATGTTGAGCTATTTATCAGTCTTTATTAAGTCTATGCTTCCTCTAGCGATGTGATGTTGAATATGTTTGAGCACTTAACAGAAAATAGCTTTTAAATCTTCCCCAAAAATTTTTAAATGCACCAGGCAGACACATTGCAGAAATCCCCCAACCCCTTCGAAACACACACTAGCACAGAACAGTATTATGTGATATGCAAATAAGTACACAAACCCAAGCCAAATTTGACAGGGGAAGCAAGAGCAAAGCAAAGCTTTGCATTAATCTTAAATTAATGTGGTTGGCAGCAATTCAAATAAAGAGCTTGCCCTGAACCTGGGTGTTAAAAATATTGTATGGCTGCTGAAGTTATTTAAAATCCTAATAGACAACTTCACACCCCACCTACCTAGTAAAGGTGCAGAATCTGATGTGGCAGGCATCATTTTTGAGAGCAGGAGCATAAGGACTACTGAGGAGAGCAGGACTGTGATTGCTGAAAAGACAACATTCAAGTTAGCATTCAAAACATTCAAAGTCAAAATCTTTGCACCTATCTGCGGACGGAAAACAAATGTATCTCTGAATAATCATCATGATTTCTGAATAAGCCGATAATGAAGTAACAATGATAAACAAAGAAAGATCAATTGATATTTTTTGACCCAGTCTCTCCAAAGTGATACAGGGGAACAATATTTCCTTTGTTGTATGTTGTGAAAAGCCTCCCTGAGGTCATGCATATTatattggattagattagaactttatttcatcccgtatttgggaaatttcttggttgcagtagcaagacagacataagacacacaagacattgtagacctaggtaactGGATTGACCTCAGGACTTTTAGATTTACGAGTCATATATGGGAAAAGTTACAAAAGAATCTTGTGATGTTCATCAATCGATCGTCAGATGTATTGCCAATGAGTTTTTATATCTCTCCAAGGCTGTCATGTATATAAAGTATGGCTGCTTAGTTCTTTGAGTTGAATTGTTCTTcaggacattcattcattttggtaaaaaaaaaagaagaaaagaagaatCTTAACAGACTTATAAAAAATGTACCATGTCAAACATTAAAAACGAATATCTTATAGAAATGCTCTATAGAGATAGCTATAAATTACCTAGGCCTTACTTATCAGTCAGATAAGAACGATAGAAATTCAAAGGTTTGTTTAACCTTGataatgttttactttgtatttaCCATGAagtttatcaatatattactgAAGGAGTAAAGTGTAATAGGCCATTCACTTTTTTGTAATATGTTTGTGatagaaaattttaaaaaatacagttgtGTTAATCTAACATTGCTTCCTAAGAATCGTTTCGTGTTCATTTCAGGAGTGTTTAAGTAACTAACCTGGAGTGAATATGAACTCACCTAAATATAAGCCTTTTACATTACCCTTAGTCACCTTAAActgtacatgtatgtacacTATCTTTTCCGTCAAATGTAACAGAGAAGAAAAGTCTGTTAAtgcaatttttcttttaaaagtcGGAGGAGTTAACATTTTCAGAACATGTGATGTGAATCTTTCTACTACCCAGTGAAATTTTCTCTCTGGAGTCAGCAGGCAGAAGGAAGACAAGCAGGGCCAGAATGGAAATCACGATGCAGGGGATGAGTACGTTCAGTACATAATAGAGAGACCGTCTGCGCATCACTATGGTGAATGTGACATCAGGATAGGGCTCATCTGGACAGCACTCATAATATtgggtgtttttcttttctgaaaCCTCTGTgatacaaaacagaaaaaaacatgtttgagtTTATGTGGCAAAAACTGCTTTACAGATCCTTCCCTGCATCATTAATGCATCCCATCTAGTAATCCCAACTAATCAAGGGTCGTGTTGCAGTTGTAGACTTCCCTTTATCCAGCATCTTTTTCCGGCCTACTTGAGGGACAGTTTTCCTACTAAGAACCGTCCTGATGTTGGAAAGTCTGATGGTAATTGTTGTCCAACAAACAGTATGCAAAGAAACCCATTTCAGCTTTTGGCAATTTTACTTTTCGCCATCtaattacattttcaatttaTCTTGTTTGGCAGCTCGGTGGCCaaatggttagcgcatcggcctcacagttctgggatcgagggtttgatcccacgTTCAGaccttcccgtgtggagtttgcatgttctccccaagcttgggtgggttttatctgggtactccggtttcctcccagatccctAAAAATGCAGTATAGGCTATATGAAAGAACACTCTAATTTTCCCCaaggtgagtgtgagcgtgaatggttgtctgcatccttgtgccctgcaattggctggccaccgattcagaatgtgccctgcctggtgcccatagttagctgggataggctccagcaccccccacgaccctaatgaagataaatcgattcagaaaatgaatgaatgaatcttgctAAAATACTTACAGCTTTACTGTGATTCCATaccattttggaaaatgaataagcACACATAAACTGTATGTGTCATGTCTGTATTAATGATACACAATAAGAATAGTTCTTACCAACAAGGTCCCACTCTAAACTAGGAACATATTCAGTGATCTCTGCCTTTTTCACCGATAAGTCCAGAGTTGAGCCCCCATAAGTCCAAGAGCCAAATTTGAGTTTACATTTCTGGACGTCAAAAGGGAACCAGCGGATATCGATATTGCAGGTGCTTCTGATGATTGCtgtgaagaaaataaataggaaatacAGACGAAAAAGACAGAATATGGTCATAAGAGAATATATTAATCAACACTAAAGGAAGTGATGACACATTTTGAAATTAGACTGCGTATAAGTAGCACAGGGTTtacctaaataatattttaattaatgtattgaaa from Stigmatopora argus isolate UIUO_Sarg chromosome 2, RoL_Sarg_1.0, whole genome shotgun sequence carries:
- the LOC144064654 gene encoding neuronal acetylcholine receptor subunit alpha-7-like, producing MDSHYFLLFLLMSACTLQVSMQERNTARLFEDLLRDYNKLERPVSEDSQILNVGVGIHLRMIMDVDEKNQGLTTNIWLQLSWKDHHLQWNESEYNGLDTIQFPDNLLWKPDILLYNSADENFDPTAHTKIVVSSSGNCIYIPPAIIRSTCNIDIRWFPFDVQKCKLKFGSWTYGGSTLDLSVKKAEITEYVPSLEWDLVEVSEKKNTQYYECCPDEPYPDVTFTIVMRRRSLYYVLNVLIPCIVISILALLVFLLPADSREKISLAITVLLSSVVLMLLLSKMMPATSDSAPLLAQYIVITMVIVALSVVATVVVLRFHHHDPNGAGMPKWVRIFLFNWCAWFLRMKRPGQDRVQASPNSMDTKAILESILPLSSDSGKANEDELLLTKVMSSNVSSIQPELANILSEVRYIAKCFHDKQEGGNTGSDWKFAAAVIDRLCFVIFFLLIAGCAFVIFTAVPNVTETN